A segment of the Erythrobacter sp. F6033 genome:
ACGCCGTTACCCGGTGTGAGCGGATCGTTGATAAGGTCTGTCAGCAGAGTGAGCGGCGCAGGGCCAAGCAATCCGCCGAACAGGCCACCGATCAAAAGATCGTAATCCGAACCAAGCGAGAAGTCTGTGCTCGAGCTGATCTCCTCATCGGAGTAATAGCCACCGACCAGCCATTCTAGGCTGCCGCCGAACGCCTCGCCTTGGATGCGAAGCTCATGCGTCATGGTGGTAATTTCTGTATCGAGACGATCCACGTCGAACACTTCGAGAGCCGAGAAATCGGAATCGTAGTTTTCGCTTGAGCTGAAGTCGCGATACGAACCGATGTAAATCAGATCGGCACTGTCGCCGAGCGGGATGTTGATCTCGCCGGTGATACCCCACTGCTCGGTTTCCGCCAGCGGAAGCCGGTTTGCTGTGGCCGTCAAATTATCGAGAACTTGCTCAGCGCCTGGCTGGTCAAACGGGTTGAAGGTAACGGATGGCGCAGCCATGCCGCCGCGAGGAGGCGCGCCAAGAGCGCCAAGCGTCGCTTCAAGGCCAGCATCGCCAAGCAATTCCACTGCCGCACAGCACTGGTTTTCGCTTTCGCTGTAGTCACCGATCAAGCGAACGGTGATCCCGCTATCGCTTTCAAAGCCGAGCTGTGCACGAACCAAGAATTGATCAATCGTGTTGGACTCGCCGATTTTGGTGCCGGTTTCGTCCACCACATCCACAAAGCCATCACGGCTGCGATAGGCGCCGGTCAGGCGGACAGCCAGCGTGTCTTCGACGATCGGCGCGTTGATCGCGCCCTGAACATTGATCAGGTCGAAATTGCCATATGTCGCGTTAGCGAAGCCGCCGAATTCGGTCACATCAGGGCCGCGCGTCGTAATATTCAGAGCACCTGCCGACGTGTTGCGGCCGAACAGTGTGCCTTGCGGGCCGCGAAGAACCTCGACACGTTCAATGTCGACAAATTCGCTCAGCGCAACGCCAGGGCGCGATTGATATGCGCCATCGACAAAAATACCGACGGCACTTTCAAAACCGATATTGTTTGATGTCGTACCGACACCGCGAATACGCAAAACAACAGAGCCGGATGCTACCTGAGCGTTTGAAGTCGAGAAACTTGGGCTGACTTGCGTGATGTTCTGGACGTTTACGACGCCCTGCTTGTCCAGCTGTTCCGGCGAAACTGCGGTAACCGCAATTGGAATGTCTTGAACGTCTTGTGCACGGCGTGTCGCCGTCACGATAATGACGCTGTCATCCTGTTCCGGCGCTTCGACCTCATCGGCGTCTTGCGCAAAGGCGGGTGCGGTAAACGAACTGCAGGCCATCAGGCCAGCAGCGTAGGCTGCAAGCTTACGTGTCATAGATTTTCCTCTCCACATTGCCCAACGGCCTTTTGGCCTTATTGGTTAGGAGACCAGACTATCAGCGCGTTTGCCGCTGCCAAGAGTTCACGACGCTTCTTCGCAAACCGTAGCATAAATGCAACATATCGTGCTGCAGCGCAGCATCGCGTCAAAGATACGGCAATTCAGGTAATTAAGTTGCTGACCGATCGGGAAGAAACCCGCAGAAATGCTGGACTTAATAGCCGAAACGCAGCCCAATCCAAATGGTGCGCGGGGCGCCCAAATCTATCGCTCCACCCGAGTTTCGAGTGACGATTTCCTCATCAAACAAGTTTTCGCCGCGCACGATAACCGAGAATTCGTCGGTTATCGTAGCCTGCGCAAAGGCATCAATCGTCGTCGCTGCTGGCAGGGTCGCGGTTTCTTGATCGTCCTCAAACTGTCCGCTGACATGACGAAGCGTCGTTGACAGACGCCATCCATTGGCCGGTTGCCACGCCAAAGTGGCAGACGCAGCGAAGTCAGGCGTTTGCGGTGGGCGGTTACCGTCCAGCGCGAGTGAAGCGCCCTCTCCGTCGATAGTCGCATCTGTATATGCAAGCGATCCGTCAAAGCTGAAGCTGCCGAACTTCATTGCTAGATTTGCTTCGACACCCTGCGCGTCAATCGCTGGCAAGTTCTGCCGCTGGCGCAGATTGGACTGCAAAGTCACATTGGCAATCGCGTTCTCGACACGATTGTCGAATGCGGTCACCGAAACCACGACCGCATCAATCGGCTGCCATGTCGCGCCAATCTCAAACCCCTTCAGTCGCTCGTTTTCGAGCGCAGAGTTAGCTTGCGTCACTACGGGGAACACCACGAACGGGCGGTAAAGCTCATTCAAGGTTGGCAAGCGCAAGCCGGTATAAGCAGCCGCGCGAATATCCAGCTTACGGGTCGCATAGAACAGCGCCCCGGTGCGCCAGCTAACAGCCCAGTCGCTGCGATCCGGCGCGACCGTTTCGCTTACCAAAATGCCGCCAGCATCCTCGGCGCGGAAAAATCCGTCTTGGATATTTGTGTGATCAGCACGAAGACCGCCGGTCAGAAGGAGTGGCCCGATCTGCCAGTCATCCTCAATGAACAAGCCAAGGTTGCTATTCGTACCGCCAGCGCTGCGACGTTCGCGCAAATTGCCGGTGAAGGCGCTGAACGCTTCTTCCTGCAATTCCCCTTCGGATTTGCGATAGTCCACTCCGAGACGAACCGTATGTGCCTCATCGATCGGAGGGCGTACTTCAATCTTGCCCCCGAGCCCGGTTGAAGGGGTGTTCCGCTGATCGAGAACTCTTACGAAGCGCGTCGAACTGATGATGACGTTCGAGAAATTGCGCGCCTGAACATAAGCAAGTGCATCAAATTCCCAACTGCCGCGTCCCACGAAACGTAGGCTGGCATCCTGACCTTCGATCCGAGAATCAGCGCCCTCAAACCGGAGTGTTCTTGCATCTTCAAACAGGCTTCCGCGAGCCTGCAATTCAACGTCGTCGGTCAATGGTGCAACCGCCCTCAAACCGACCTGCCAGCTATCAAAAGCGGCGCGCGCCGTCGCGGGAACACGCTGGCCTTCGGGCGTGGTGAAAAAACCTTGCCCGCGATCCCAACGCCCGCTGATCACACCAAAGCCGGCGCCGAGTTTGCCGCTCAACGCGGCGCTTGCCTCCGTCTCCTCGCGGTCATTGACCAGCAGGCTTCCCGATACAGGGCCTAGCGTCCGAGCATCGGCGCTTTCCAATTCGATTGTTCCCGCCAAAGCACCTGCTCCGAACGGGCCAGCGCCGCCGCCGCGCGTTACGCGAATATTGCCAAGCGTTTCGGGAGCAACCGCGTTGAAAGGAATGTATCCAAAGAACGGATCGCTGATCGGCACGCCGTCCAGCAAAACCAGTGCCCGGCTTGTGGCGTTCCCGCCGAGCGCGCGCAATGTCGCGCCCTGAGCGCTGGGATTGGCGGATCTGCTGTCCGAGCGGCGGAATTGCTGAAAGCCCGCAACATTCTCCAGCACATCTTCGATCCGGCCTGAACCGCTCGAAACGATCGCCTCCCGGTCAATTTCCGTTACCGAATAGGCCCCGATGGATGGGGCCTGCTGCAGCCCTTCGCCGGTGACAACAATCTCGCTTTCACCCGTTTCGCCCTCCTCCGCACCCTGTGCTGAAAGAGGGACTGAAAAGGACAGAGCGAGGGCAGAAGCGGCCAATTGATAGCGATAGTTCATAGCCAAAGCGCCTAACGGAACCGCTCAGCAAAGTCAGTTTCATTTTGCTATCAAGACTCGCTTTTCGTCGGCGCATATGATTACATCTGCGAAAATAATGGAAGAGAGACACCCGATGCTTGCAACTGCCCCTGATTTTGACGTGCTGATCGTTGGCGCAGGCATCTCTGGTATTGGCATGGCTGCTCATATGGAAATGAAGTCGCCAAACCATTCCTATGCGATTGTCGAGCGGCGCGAAAATCTGGGCGGCACATGGGATTTGTTCCGTTATCCCGGCATCCGGTCGGATAGCGATATGCACACACTCGGTTTCGATTTTGAACCGTGGCGGCATGAGAAAACGATCGCCGATGCACCGTCCATCCTCGACTACCTTAACCAGATTGTCGATGAACGCGGCATCCGTCAGCACATCCGTTACGGTCACAAAGTCATCTCCGCCGATTTCCGTGACGATGAAGCGCGCTGGCATGTCGAGATGGAACTGGACGATGGATCGACCACGCGGCTGACCGCGAATTTTCTGTATCTCGGCTCCGGCTATTATGATTATGACGAGGCGTATGATCCCGGCTTTGATTTTGGCGATTTTGAAGGTCAGGTGATCCACCCGCAATTCTGGCCAGAAGACCTCGACTACACCGGCAAGAATGTTGTGGTGATCGGATCAGGCGCAACCGCAGTGACGATCGTACCCTCGATGGCAGACAAAGCCGCCAAAGTAACGATGCTGCAACGGACGCCGACATGGATGTTTGCACGCCCTGCCAAGGATTGGATCGCCAACACTCTGCGTGCCGTGCTGCCGGAAAAACTCGCCTACCGGATCACCCGGTGGAAGAATATCAAGATGCAGGATTTCAGCTTCAAAATGGCGCGTAACAAGCCGCAGAAGATGAAAGACACGCTGCACAAGAACATCGAAAAAGCGCTGGGCGATGACTTTGATCGGGCGACCTTCACCCCGCCCTATGATCCGTGGGACCAACGCGTCTGCCTCGTGCCGGACGATGACCTGTTCAAAGCGATGAAATCGGGCAAGGCCGAGGTCGTCACCGGACATATCGAGAAGTTCGAAAAAGGCGGCGTGCGCCTGAAGTCAGGCGATTTTCTCGACGCTGATATCGTTATTACCGCAACGGGCCTGAAGCTGGCCATCGCGGGTAAGATTGCCGTGAGCCACAATGGCGAGCCTGTGAAGTTCGAAGATCGCTTTTACTACAAAGGCTGCATGTTCTCGAACCTTCCGAACCTCGCCGTGGTGTTCGGTTATCTCAATGCCAGCTGGACGCTGCGCGCAGATATCAATTCCGACTATGTCTGCCGCTTGCTCAATCAGATGCGAGCGACTGGTACGGATATGGCTACGCCTATCCTTACTCCCGCCGATGAGGCAGCGATTGTCGAAGACGATATCTTCGATTTCTCCAGCGGGTATATTCAGCGCGGAAAGCACATCATGCCGCGCAATTCGATCGAATACCCATGGCGCCTCAATCAGGAATATGTGATCGATCGCAAGCGGATGGCGGACGATCCGGTCAATGATGGCCTGATGACCTTCACCCGCGCTGGCGCGAATGCGCAAGCCGCCGGAGAACAGCTTGAAGCGGCAGAGTAAATCACGCCGTTTCGCTGTAGTCATGAGCGCGGGCTTCCACTAAACCGCCTCTATGACCTCTTCCGATAAAATCTGGACCGCCGGCCTCGTCATCATCGGTGATGAGATCCTTTCTGGCCGCACGCATGACAAGAATATTGGCCAAATCGCCAGCTGGCTTCAGGTGCAAGGCATTCGGTTGGCGGAAGTCCGCGTTGTCGCGGATGAGGAAGACCGCATTATCGAAGCCGTAAACGCCCTACGCGCGGCGAACGATTACCTGTTTACGACCGGCGGGATCGGTCCGACGCATGATGACATTACGGTGGATGCAATTGCCAAGGCACTGGGTGTACCGGTCATCATCCACCCAGAGGCACGCGCATTGCTCAAACGGTACTACGCCGACAAAGGCGGCGTAAGCGAAGGCCGTTTGCGGATGGCCCGCACTCCGGAAGGAGCCGAGTTGATCCCGAACCGCAAATCGGGCGCACCCGGCATTCGTCACGGCAATATCTTTGTAATGGCGGGCGTGCCGCACATCACCGCAGGAATGCTCGATGCTTTGACGGGTGAACTGGAAGGCGGCGCGCCATTGATATGCGAAACCGTCGGAGGGTTCATTCCCGAAAGCGAAGTAGCTGAGTTGCTTCGAGAGGTCGAGCAAGCCCATGAAAACTGCCAAATTGGCTCCTATCCCTTCTTTCGTGAGGGCAAGGTTGGGTCGAATTTCGTCATTCGCTCGACAGATCGCGAAGCGCTGCAAAGCTGTTTCGATACGCTATGCGAGGGACTCGGTGAAAACGGTTGGGACTTTACGCCCGGCGGCATCTAATTCCGCGTCCCGAATAAATAAGCCTTTGCTTTTCCCGCGTCTTGCGGACAGTCTCTGATCTGTAGGGATCAGGGGTCGCATGGAAACTCTTTTTATCGCCGGGCTGGCCATTGCAGTCTTTCTGCTGTGGGATCGCGTTGGAAAGCTTCAGCGCCGCGTTGATGCGCAGGAAAACTGGCTCAGCGACCTGCAAACCAGACGCGCAAGCGCGGCAGTCGAAACAGAGCTCGAACCCGAAACCGATATACGGCCTGCTACGCCTATCCCGGCGGAGATAGAGCCTGAGCCTGAAATTGAGCCAGAACCTGCTGCAGCAAGCATGCCGCTTTCCGCAGACAGTCCCGTGGTTCGTTCCGAAATCGAGCCGCAGGAAGCTGAAGAAGAGGCCACCCCGCCCGTCAGCGCCGAGCCAGAAGCAGAGCCGGAGCCCAAAGACACGGGTCCGCGCTTTGACTTTGAAGATATCTTTGGCCGCCGCCTGCCAATCTGGGCTGGCGGAATTGCCTTGGCCGTCGGCGGAATTTTCCTCGTTCGATACGCCATCGAAGCCGGGCTTCTCGGGCCAACAGTGCGCGTTGCGATGAGCTTCCTGTTCGGTCTCGCGCTGATCGGCGGGGCCGAGGCGGCATTCAGATTTGAAGACAAAGTGCGCGATGAACGGGTTCGGCAAGCCCTCGCTGGAGCAGGAATCGCGACTTTGTTTGGCGCGTTCTATCTGGCCGGTTCGGGTTATGGCCTGATTGGTGCGGGCGCGGCCTTTATCGGCCTTGCGATCGTAACCGCGGGCGCGATTGCGATGTCTTTCCGCTTCGGTTTGCCCTGCGCCGTGCTGGGGTTAGTTGGCGGTTTCGCGGCGCCCGTTCTGGTCGATAGCGACAGCGCAAACGTGCCGCTGCTCGCTCTGTATCTCGCACTGGTGACCGGCGGCCTCGCATGGACTGGCGAAGCGCAAGGCCGCCGCTGGCTCGGCTACGCCGCGCTGGGTATCGGGCTTGGCTGGGGCTTGCTGATGCAGCTTGGCGGCATCGACAGCGGGAAAGACTTCGCCGCATTGGGCGGATATCTGATCGTCCTCGGCACCGTTCTGCCAGCCTTCCTGCAATCCAGAGGCGGCGCAAGTCCGTTCCAGATTGCGGCTGCAGGCGTAGCGACGCTACAAATGGCGGCCTTGGTCGACAATGCCGGATACGACCCGCTGACGCTTGGCCTGTACGGTTTGATCGCCGCCGCGCTCGCCGCGCTTGGTTGGCGTTTTCCGGCGTTGCGCGCCGGATCGGCGGTCGCCGCGTTTGTCGGCATATGGCTCCTGCTCCTTTGGCCGGTCCCGGCCGCACAGCACTTCGCCATCGCGGCCATCGTCTTGGCGCTGATTTCGGCAGGCGTGCCACTGATCCATCAGTTGCGTGGAAGAGCCGGGCTGGTTGATATCGCGCAACTTGGCGGATCGGTGATCGGCATCGGCCTCGCCGCCTATGTGCAATTCGGCTCTTGGGACAGTGCCCCGCGCGAAACCATTCTCGCCGTTAGCATGGCGGCGTTGGCGCTGTTCCCGATCGCGGCGTTCTGGTCGCACTGGCGCGCATCGGGGGAAGCGGACAACCGGGCCACCCTTATCCTGCTTGGCGCAGCGCATTCGCTTTCTTTCTCGTCCCTTTTGCTGGTTACGCTCGCTTGGGCAGCGCCGGTTGTGGCCGCTGCTGTCGCGCTGCCGATCCTTGCCTTGCTATGGAAGCGTGATGCGATCTCGCTGCTCATCGCAGGCTGGGCGGGTATTGTCGTCACAGTTTTCTCCCTGATGGTCACGCCGGCATTTGAAACCGAGGTGATGCGATTGAGCGACGGAAGCGATCTCGCATGGCGCGGTGCAGAAGTGCTGAGATGGGTCGCAAGCGCTGTCCCGCTTCTGGCTATGGCAGCGTTGCGCCCCGCCCCGGTTTCACGCCCGATTGCGGACGGACTGGCAGCGGCGATCATCTATGGAGCCGTCGCGCAAATCGTACCCGGCGAAACCCTCGCGTGGATTGCGGCATTGGCAGCGCTTGGGCTGTATCTATGGCAAGCCGACCGCTTCGCCGCTTGGGGTACATCTCTGGCCATAGCGGGTCTTTGGACCGTCGAGCCTTTGGCCGAATGGGTTTTCACGGGCATCGCGGCATTGGCTGGCATTCCGTTCCTGTCCGACAGCGCGTTGTCGTTGATCGAGATTGGACAGCAGATTGCGCCATTCCTGCTTGTCGCCGCGTTCCTTGTCTGGCGCGGAGGTGCTTTGCCCCGCGAAGTCAGACTGGGCTTCACGATTGTGTGCGGCTTGATCGGTTTGGTCGTGGTGCACAGCCTGTACAAACAGGCATGGGGCATTGATTCACTCCTTCGCTTCGAATGGCTCGGTATGGGTGAGCGATCGGTTTGGCAGGCTGCGCTTGTGCTGGCGGGCCTTGCAGTCATGCAA
Coding sequences within it:
- a CDS encoding TonB-dependent receptor, which gives rise to MTRKLAAYAAGLMACSSFTAPAFAQDADEVEAPEQDDSVIIVTATRRAQDVQDIPIAVTAVSPEQLDKQGVVNVQNITQVSPSFSTSNAQVASGSVVLRIRGVGTTSNNIGFESAVGIFVDGAYQSRPGVALSEFVDIERVEVLRGPQGTLFGRNTSAGALNITTRGPDVTEFGGFANATYGNFDLINVQGAINAPIVEDTLAVRLTGAYRSRDGFVDVVDETGTKIGESNTIDQFLVRAQLGFESDSGITVRLIGDYSESENQCCAAVELLGDAGLEATLGALGAPPRGGMAAPSVTFNPFDQPGAEQVLDNLTATANRLPLAETEQWGITGEINIPLGDSADLIYIGSYRDFSSSENYDSDFSALEVFDVDRLDTEITTMTHELRIQGEAFGGSLEWLVGGYYSDEEISSSTDFSLGSDYDLLIGGLFGGLLGPAPLTLLTDLINDPLTPGNGVSPNGTTATNQYSQESESFSIFTHNTLEVAEGLKLTVGLRYSDESKTGGFTQLANNNPTCLTLLSGVPTIAATVGADLVPNVLGTGCFAFTAPAIGSDAIAFPLPRPFNVPFSDEELIYTGKVSYEFEAPVSVYASFTHGYKSGGINLDITANSGGADPTFRSELVDAYELGLKAKFLDDAVTMNLAVFHEEFTDFQVLEFTGAQFTTFNVGRALSSGFELESVIRPDENLTLNAGLSYTNARYPDDCDGGLTSPNVLALCGNTLTNAPEIVAIFGANYERDLSDYLTGFITAQARIEDDRRTSTQAVNPADLAARTLVPFDIQDSNTKVNVRAGIGAQDKSWTLEVWGNNITDEVTRGVTFNTVLRGGSRSAFPQQPATYGVTLRTEF
- a CDS encoding TonB-dependent receptor, coding for MNYRYQLAASALALSFSVPLSAQGAEEGETGESEIVVTGEGLQQAPSIGAYSVTEIDREAIVSSGSGRIEDVLENVAGFQQFRRSDSRSANPSAQGATLRALGGNATSRALVLLDGVPISDPFFGYIPFNAVAPETLGNIRVTRGGGAGPFGAGALAGTIELESADARTLGPVSGSLLVNDREETEASAALSGKLGAGFGVISGRWDRGQGFFTTPEGQRVPATARAAFDSWQVGLRAVAPLTDDVELQARGSLFEDARTLRFEGADSRIEGQDASLRFVGRGSWEFDALAYVQARNFSNVIISSTRFVRVLDQRNTPSTGLGGKIEVRPPIDEAHTVRLGVDYRKSEGELQEEAFSAFTGNLRERRSAGGTNSNLGLFIEDDWQIGPLLLTGGLRADHTNIQDGFFRAEDAGGILVSETVAPDRSDWAVSWRTGALFYATRKLDIRAAAYTGLRLPTLNELYRPFVVFPVVTQANSALENERLKGFEIGATWQPIDAVVVSVTAFDNRVENAIANVTLQSNLRQRQNLPAIDAQGVEANLAMKFGSFSFDGSLAYTDATIDGEGASLALDGNRPPQTPDFAASATLAWQPANGWRLSTTLRHVSGQFEDDQETATLPAATTIDAFAQATITDEFSVIVRGENLFDEEIVTRNSGGAIDLGAPRTIWIGLRFGY
- a CDS encoding NAD(P)/FAD-dependent oxidoreductase; this encodes MLATAPDFDVLIVGAGISGIGMAAHMEMKSPNHSYAIVERRENLGGTWDLFRYPGIRSDSDMHTLGFDFEPWRHEKTIADAPSILDYLNQIVDERGIRQHIRYGHKVISADFRDDEARWHVEMELDDGSTTRLTANFLYLGSGYYDYDEAYDPGFDFGDFEGQVIHPQFWPEDLDYTGKNVVVIGSGATAVTIVPSMADKAAKVTMLQRTPTWMFARPAKDWIANTLRAVLPEKLAYRITRWKNIKMQDFSFKMARNKPQKMKDTLHKNIEKALGDDFDRATFTPPYDPWDQRVCLVPDDDLFKAMKSGKAEVVTGHIEKFEKGGVRLKSGDFLDADIVITATGLKLAIAGKIAVSHNGEPVKFEDRFYYKGCMFSNLPNLAVVFGYLNASWTLRADINSDYVCRLLNQMRATGTDMATPILTPADEAAIVEDDIFDFSSGYIQRGKHIMPRNSIEYPWRLNQEYVIDRKRMADDPVNDGLMTFTRAGANAQAAGEQLEAAE
- a CDS encoding molybdopterin-binding protein encodes the protein MTSSDKIWTAGLVIIGDEILSGRTHDKNIGQIASWLQVQGIRLAEVRVVADEEDRIIEAVNALRAANDYLFTTGGIGPTHDDITVDAIAKALGVPVIIHPEARALLKRYYADKGGVSEGRLRMARTPEGAELIPNRKSGAPGIRHGNIFVMAGVPHITAGMLDALTGELEGGAPLICETVGGFIPESEVAELLREVEQAHENCQIGSYPFFREGKVGSNFVIRSTDREALQSCFDTLCEGLGENGWDFTPGGI
- a CDS encoding DUF2339 domain-containing protein encodes the protein METLFIAGLAIAVFLLWDRVGKLQRRVDAQENWLSDLQTRRASAAVETELEPETDIRPATPIPAEIEPEPEIEPEPAAASMPLSADSPVVRSEIEPQEAEEEATPPVSAEPEAEPEPKDTGPRFDFEDIFGRRLPIWAGGIALAVGGIFLVRYAIEAGLLGPTVRVAMSFLFGLALIGGAEAAFRFEDKVRDERVRQALAGAGIATLFGAFYLAGSGYGLIGAGAAFIGLAIVTAGAIAMSFRFGLPCAVLGLVGGFAAPVLVDSDSANVPLLALYLALVTGGLAWTGEAQGRRWLGYAALGIGLGWGLLMQLGGIDSGKDFAALGGYLIVLGTVLPAFLQSRGGASPFQIAAAGVATLQMAALVDNAGYDPLTLGLYGLIAAALAALGWRFPALRAGSAVAAFVGIWLLLLWPVPAAQHFAIAAIVLALISAGVPLIHQLRGRAGLVDIAQLGGSVIGIGLAAYVQFGSWDSAPRETILAVSMAALALFPIAAFWSHWRASGEADNRATLILLGAAHSLSFSSLLLVTLAWAAPVVAAAVALPILALLWKRDAISLLIAGWAGIVVTVFSLMVTPAFETEVMRLSDGSDLAWRGAEVLRWVASAVPLLAMAALRPAPVSRPIADGLAAAIIYGAVAQIVPGETLAWIAALAALGLYLWQADRFAAWGTSLAIAGLWTVEPLAEWVFTGIAALAGIPFLSDSALSLIEIGQQIAPFLLVAAFLVWRGGALPREVRLGFTIVCGLIGLVVVHSLYKQAWGIDSLLRFEWLGMGERSVWQAALVLAGLAVMQLPRSTLTRATSAAAFTAAIMHFLLFTLVLHNPLANVQHVGPTPIANWLPVGYGAAIAALILLRDEIEELISRARHGVDIAVMALVALLAVSLLRQIYAGSVLTAPPIGQSESLMISLLGIALALGYLWWGSFKSLRSWRIGSLVLMLGAVLKVFLIDAAGLEGLLRIASFLALGFSLIGIGWVYSRQLSRRNAA